A window from Litoribacterium kuwaitense encodes these proteins:
- a CDS encoding VOC family protein — protein MEKPIPFLMFQEGNAEEAMNWYISLVEDSEVKSITRYGANDVGEEGTVMSATFSLKGQEFMCIDSHIKHDFTFTPSFSIYLTCTTEEEIQALYDALAEEGDALMPLDHYGFSHRFGWLVDRFGVSWQLDLPFKE, from the coding sequence ATGGAGAAACCAATACCTTTTTTAATGTTTCAAGAAGGCAACGCTGAAGAAGCAATGAATTGGTACATCTCATTGGTCGAAGACTCTGAAGTGAAAAGTATTACTCGCTACGGTGCAAATGATGTAGGTGAAGAAGGAACCGTGATGAGTGCCACCTTTTCACTGAAAGGGCAAGAATTTATGTGCATCGACAGCCACATCAAGCACGATTTTACCTTCACTCCCTCGTTTTCTATATACCTCACCTGTACGACAGAAGAGGAAATACAAGCCTTGTATGATGCACTGGCTGAAGAAGGCGACGCGCTCATGCCTCTCGATCATTATGGATTCAGTCACCGCTTCGGCTGGCTAGTCGATCGCTTTGGGGTTTCCTGGCAGCTAGACCTTCCTTTTAAAGAATAA